AAGGCGGCCCGGTGCGCGGCGAGTTGATCACCGCGCTCCCGTCCGCGTACGACCGGCTCCTCGCCGATCTCGACGTACTGGAGGTGTACGCGCCGGGCGACCCCCGCAACCTGTACGAGCGCGTCGTGCGCGAGGTGACCCTCCTGGACGGGACGACTTCGCGGGCGTGGGTGTACGTGACGGCGGTGCGGGTGGCGGCGAGACTGCGGGCTTCGGGGGCGGTGATCGAGGGAGGGGACTGGGGTGCGTTCCGGTCGCGCCGCTGAGAGGCAATGGTGACGCGCGGGCCGGGTCTCGGCGCGAATCACGCAGCTCAAACGCCTGCGCACTCGATCCGGTGGACTCCGTCACCCGTGCGAGCGACCCCGTGAACCGCCATGATCGCGGAGGGTCGCGGTTGTGGCACTCTCCGTGTGCACCAGTCGGTGCGCGAGTCGGTGCGTGAGCACCACGTCCTCAGCAGGAGTTGCCCCATGAG
This Streptomyces sp. NBC_01283 DNA region includes the following protein-coding sequences:
- a CDS encoding gamma-glutamylcyclotransferase family protein, whose translation is MMTPEGDRLPFFVYGTLRPGERNHDVHLRGRVEAESPARLPGAVLYEGPGYPYLLEDPEGGPVRGELITALPSAYDRLLADLDVLEVYAPGDPRNLYERVVREVTLLDGTTSRAWVYVTAVRVAARLRASGAVIEGGDWGAFRSRR